A single region of the Silene latifolia isolate original U9 population chromosome 8, ASM4854445v1, whole genome shotgun sequence genome encodes:
- the LOC141595043 gene encoding uncharacterized protein LOC141595043, which yields MVDFETGLRFTDKKEFIDAVQNYKILNGYAIKTYKSDKNRIGAHCTGKWCKWRVWASWKCGEKTFQIKSVPSPHTCLPFDFNEKSRLVTSRWLCKRYFEKLRVCPSWKLKEFRDYVKADINIEPTMTLCMRAKQEALNLIVGDYKEQFGKLRDYAFELLRTNKGSTFKIETDKATPDGPSVFNGIYVCLDSLKKDMLESYRKVICVDGCILKGTWNGQILVAVGRDANNQMYPFA from the coding sequence ATGGTCGATTTTGAGACGGGGTTGCGGTTTACTGATAAGAAAGAGTTCATTGATGCGGTGcaaaattataaaattttaaatGGCTATGCAATAAAGACATATAAGAGTGATAAGAATAGGATTGGAGCTCATTGTACTGGCAAATGGTGTAAATGGAGAGTATGGGCATCATGGAAATGTGGAGAGAAAACTTTTCAGATCAAATCAGTCCCTTCCCCTCATACTTGTTTACCatttgattttaatgaaaagTCGAGATTAGTAACTTCAAGGTGGCTGTGCAAACGGTACTTCGAAAAGTTACGAGTTTGTCCAAGTTGGAAATTAAAAGAGTTTAGAGATTATGTTAAAGCGGATATTAACATCGAACCAACTATGACATTATGTATGCGTGCAAAACAAGAAGCTTTAAACTTGATTGTTGGCGATTACAAAGAACAATTTGGAAAGCTTAGAGACTACGCATTTGAATTATTGAGAACCAATAAAGGGAGTACCTTCAAAATTGAGACGGACAAAGCTACCCCTGATGGGCCTTCAGTTTTCAATGGGATATATGTGTGTTTAGATAGTTTAAAGAAGGACATGTTGGAATCTTATCGGAAAGTTATCTGTGTTGATGGCTGCATTCTAAAAGGGACATGGAATGGTCAAATTTTGGTGGCTGTTGGAAGAGATGCCAACAATCAGATGTATCCATTTGCTTGA